A stretch of Episyrphus balteatus chromosome 2, idEpiBalt1.1, whole genome shotgun sequence DNA encodes these proteins:
- the LOC129909428 gene encoding flexible cuticle protein 12-like, which translates to MQFAVVFIALFAVVLAAPIDDSKNAQILRYESDNIGVDGYNFAYETSDGVSRSESAQLKNPGTENEAISVRGTVSWVAADGQTYTLNYLADENGFQPEGAHLPVAA; encoded by the exons ATGCAATTCGCCGTAGTTTTCATTGCTCTGTTCGCCGTGGTCTTGGCTGCTCCCATCGACGACTCAAAGAATGCACAAATTTTGAGATACGAAAGTGACAATATTGGGGTTGATGGATATAACTTTGC GTATGAAACAAGTGATGGTGTATCCCGTTCAGAAAGTGCTCAACTCAAAAATCCAGGAACAGAAAATGAAGCTATATCTGTTCGTGGTACTGTTTCTTGGGTTGCTGCCGATGGTCAAACATACACTTTGAATTATTTGGCTGATGAAAATGGTTTCCAACCTGAAGGTGCTCATTTGCCAGTTGCCGCTTAA
- the LOC129912414 gene encoding larval cuticle protein 65Ag1-like encodes MKFVIVFVALFGLALAAPPQSANDAVIVRSDSEVGPESYQYAVETSDGKSASEEGHLENVGSEDEAIAVKGQFSYVGDDGQTYSVSYIADRNGFQPSGAHLPVAPAV; translated from the exons ATGAAATTCGTCATTGTTTTCGTTGCCCTTTTCGGTTTGGCTTTGGCCGCTCCACCACAATCTGCTAACGATGCTGTCATCGTCCGTTCAGACTCTGAAGTAGGACCTGAAAGCTACCAATACGC TGTTGAAACCAGCGATGGCAAGTCTGCCAGCGAAGAAGGTCACTTGGAGAACGTTGGATCAGAAGATGAAGCTATTGCCGTCAAGGGACAATTCAGCTACGTTGGTGATGATGGTCAAACTTACTCCGTCAGCTACATCGCCGACAGGAACGGTTTCCAACCATCAGGTGCTCATTTGCCAGTTGCCCCAGCTGTCTAA